In Phoenix dactylifera cultivar Barhee BC4 unplaced genomic scaffold, palm_55x_up_171113_PBpolish2nd_filt_p 001293F, whole genome shotgun sequence, the following are encoded in one genomic region:
- the LOC120108359 gene encoding glycine-rich cell wall structural protein 2-like, with the protein MASRSSTRLLALALIVLLSVGLTSAARSLTGISGGGGGGSGGGGGFGGGSGSGYGKGYGEGYGEGAGGGVGGGYGKGGGGGGGGGKGGGEGEGTGSGYGSGSGYGSGAGGGAHGGGYGSGGGGGAGGGSGGGHGSGSGSGYGSGGGSGYGAGGAHGGGYGSGGGGGGGGGSGSGSGSGYGHGYGSGYGSGGGGN; encoded by the coding sequence ATGGCTAGTCGTAGTAGCACTAGGCTTTTGGCTCTTGCCCTCATTGTCCTCCTAAGCGTTGGGCTCACTTCTGCCGCTAGATCCCTCACCGGAATCAGCGGTGGAGGTGGCGGTGGaagtggtggtggtggcggcTTTGGCGGTGGTTCTGGGTCTGGTTACGGTAAGGGATATGGTGAGGGATACGGTGAGGGTGCTGGCGGAGGAGTTGGTGGAGGATACGGGAAgggaggtggtggtggcggaGGTGGTGGAAAAGGCGGTGGCGAGGGCGAGGGCACTGGGTCCGGGTATGGCTCTGGTTCGGGCTACGGGTCCGGTGCTGGTGGTGGTGCACATGGTGGAGGCTACGGGAGTGGCGGAGGTGGTGGTGCTGGCGGCGGCTCCGGCGGAGGGCATGGAAGCGGGAGTGGATCGGGATATGGCTCAGGAGGTGGTTCCGGGTATGGTGCTGGCGGTGCCCATGGCGGAGGCTATGGCagtggcggcggcggtggaggcggcggcgggTCCGGCAGTGGCTCCGGCTCCGGCTATGGGCACGGTTACGGTTCCGGCTATGGAAGTGGTGGGGGTGGAAACTGA
- the LOC108511444 gene encoding glycine-rich cell wall structural protein 2-like translates to MASRSSTRLLALALIVLLSVGLTSAARSLTGISSGGGGGSGGGGGGGVSGGGSGSGYGEGAGGGVGGGYGKGGGGGGGGGKGGGEGSGSGSGYGSGSGYGSGAGGGAHGGGYGSGGGGGAGGGSGGGHGSGSGSGYGLGGGTGYGAGGAHGGGYGSGGGGGGGGGSGSGSGSGYGHGYGSGYGSGGGGN, encoded by the coding sequence ATGGCTAGTCGTAGTAGCACTAGGCTTTTGGCCCTTGCCCTCATTGTCCTCCTAAGCGTTGGGCTCACTTCTGCCGCTAGATCCCTCACCGGAATCAGCAGTGGTGGTGGCGGTGGAagtggtggcggcggcggcggcggcgtctCTGGCGGTGGTTCTGGGTCTGGTTACGGTGAGGGTGCTGGCGGAGGAGTTGGTGGAGGATACGGGAAGGGaggcggtggtggtggaggtggtggAAAAGGCGGTGGCGAGGGCTCGGGCTCTGGGTCCGGGTACGGCTCTGGTTCGGGCTATGGGTCCGGTGCTGGCGGGGGTGCACATGGTGGAGGCTACGGGAGTGGCGGAGGTGGTGGTGCTGGCGGCGGCTCCGGCGGAGGGCATGGAAGCGGGAGTGGATCGGGATACGGCTTAGGAGGTGGTACCGGGTATGGTGCCGGCGGTGCCCATGGCGGAGGCTATGGCagtggcggcggcggtggaggcggcggcgggTCCGGCAGTGGCTCCGGCTCCGGCTATGGGCACGGTTACGGTTCCGGCTATGGAAGTGGTGGGGGCGGAAACTGA